The Gemmatimonadota bacterium genome has a segment encoding these proteins:
- a CDS encoding zf-HC2 domain-containing protein, producing MTRGGEHLPQHLLDAYVDGELVGEARGQVVEHLEACAACREAAGQAAALVARLRALPAEVMPAQDLLPAIHARLGWRSRMNRGLATLGQRPLRSLAYPLAAAALAAMALSSALTLMLLRERLEPVLATSPLPGVRSRTSDVALFQLRAVLPDYEHAAAELRAVLEGQKVGLAPATVALVEENLRVVDAAILETLAALAMDPGNRILTEMVVAAYATRLDLLRRATALEARS from the coding sequence ATGACGAGAGGGGGCGAGCATCTCCCGCAGCACCTGCTGGACGCCTACGTCGATGGCGAGCTGGTGGGCGAGGCGCGCGGGCAGGTCGTGGAGCACCTGGAGGCGTGTGCGGCGTGCCGTGAGGCGGCCGGCCAGGCGGCAGCGCTCGTGGCCCGGTTGCGGGCGCTGCCGGCCGAGGTGATGCCCGCCCAGGATTTGCTGCCCGCAATACACGCGCGCCTGGGCTGGCGCAGCCGCATGAATCGCGGGCTGGCCACCCTCGGGCAGCGCCCGCTCCGGTCGCTGGCCTACCCGCTGGCCGCCGCCGCCCTGGCCGCCATGGCCCTGTCCTCGGCGCTCACCCTGATGCTGCTGCGCGAACGCCTCGAGCCGGTCCTGGCGACGTCGCCCCTTCCAGGCGTCAGGTCCCGGACAAGCGACGTCGCCCTCTTCCAGCTCCGGGCCGTTCTCCCGGACTACGAGCATGCTGCCGCCGAGCTGCGCGCCGTGCTGGAGGGGCAGAAGGTGGGGCTGGCGCCCGCGACTGTGGCGCTGGTCGAGGAGAATCTGCGCGTGGTCGACGCGGCGATCCTCGAGACGCTGGCGGCGCTGGCCATGGACCCCGGGAACCGGATCCTGACGGAAATGGTGGTGGCCGCCTATGCGACCAGGCTGGATTTGCTGCGCCGCGCCACGGCACTCGAGGCCCGGAGCTGA